A genomic segment from Syntrophotalea acetylenivorans encodes:
- a CDS encoding TIGR00730 family Rossman fold protein: protein MDIHFDRKNGHLDDLIDDLMRQTEVHHPAMIREMIISSLKAGRESDYLADLKLMRTTMKEMRYTNKVFGPHRMRKKVTIFGSARTEPDEPIYRKCVEFSRLLVESGYMVITGGGGGIMQAGNEGAGPENSFAVNIRLPFEQETNPVMSASENVITYKYFFNRKVAFLKEAEAVALFPGGFGTLDEAMETLTLIQTGKNPPIPLVLIDDENGGYWEKWLEFIKDPLLKRGLISGEDFSLFSITRSASEAVQIIDEFYRVYHSMRFVGNTLVIRLNKELNDEQLAILESEFPEIKEPGSRLQISGPLPQEKDQPDLLPLPRLTFEFNRRSYGLLKAFIRQINSF from the coding sequence ATGGATATCCACTTTGACCGTAAAAACGGTCATCTTGATGACTTGATTGACGACCTTATGCGGCAGACCGAAGTTCATCACCCCGCGATGATCCGGGAAATGATTATTAGTTCTCTTAAGGCAGGCCGCGAATCCGACTACCTGGCCGACCTTAAGCTCATGCGCACGACCATGAAGGAAATGCGCTACACCAACAAGGTTTTCGGTCCTCACCGAATGCGCAAGAAAGTTACCATCTTCGGTTCGGCTCGCACCGAGCCAGACGAACCCATTTACCGCAAGTGTGTCGAGTTCAGCCGCCTTCTCGTTGAGAGTGGTTACATGGTGATCACCGGCGGTGGCGGCGGCATCATGCAGGCCGGCAACGAAGGGGCCGGTCCCGAGAACTCTTTTGCGGTCAATATTCGCCTGCCCTTTGAGCAGGAGACCAATCCGGTCATGTCCGCCAGTGAAAATGTCATTACCTACAAATACTTTTTCAATCGCAAGGTTGCCTTCCTCAAAGAGGCGGAAGCCGTGGCCCTGTTTCCTGGAGGTTTTGGTACTCTCGATGAGGCCATGGAAACCCTGACCCTGATACAAACCGGTAAGAACCCGCCTATTCCCCTGGTTCTTATTGATGATGAAAACGGTGGTTACTGGGAGAAGTGGCTGGAGTTTATCAAGGATCCGCTGCTCAAGCGAGGGCTCATCTCCGGCGAGGATTTCAGCCTCTTTTCGATAACCCGCAGTGCTTCCGAGGCTGTGCAGATTATTGACGAATTTTACCGCGTCTATCACTCCATGCGATTTGTCGGTAATACCCTGGTGATTCGCCTGAATAAAGAGCTGAACGATGAGCAGTTGGCCATTCTGGAAAGCGAGTTTCCTGAAATCAAGGAACCGGGCAGCCGATTGCAGATTTCCGGACCGTTGCCCCAGGAAAAGGACCAGCCCGACCTGCTGCCCCTGCCCCGCTTGACCTTTGAGTTCAATCGCCGTAGCTACGGACTGCTCAAGGCCTTTATCCGCCAGATCAATAGCTTTTGA
- a CDS encoding zinc ribbon domain-containing protein, whose product MILLKELQGLDQKLNAIGQDQRKLETEREGIDAEVVRIREMVASLEGSISELEEQRSQLRLALDQEQANIEKSEGRLPEIKTQKEYLAVLKEVDTAKKLNKDLSDQIEAKNAEIAALTEEATEKQQSLTEMEEQISVRCGEIEEALKSFEQTRQGLVKERDSQIKPLSRDLQRRYRLLMERRAGVAVVEARNGTCLGCNMHLPPQLFNSLFLAQEIKTCPHCSRLLYVVKED is encoded by the coding sequence ATGATACTTCTGAAGGAATTGCAAGGACTTGATCAAAAGCTGAACGCCATAGGCCAGGATCAGCGCAAGCTGGAAACCGAGCGCGAAGGGATCGACGCCGAAGTCGTTCGGATTCGGGAGATGGTGGCTAGCCTTGAAGGGTCTATTTCCGAACTGGAGGAGCAGCGTAGTCAATTGCGCCTGGCCCTCGATCAGGAGCAGGCCAATATTGAGAAGTCCGAAGGGCGTCTGCCCGAGATCAAGACCCAGAAGGAGTATCTGGCGGTACTTAAGGAAGTCGATACGGCCAAAAAACTCAACAAGGATCTTTCCGATCAGATCGAGGCAAAAAATGCCGAAATCGCTGCCTTGACCGAAGAGGCGACGGAGAAGCAGCAGAGCTTGACTGAAATGGAAGAGCAGATATCTGTTCGTTGCGGCGAGATCGAAGAGGCTCTTAAGTCCTTTGAACAGACCCGTCAAGGCCTTGTTAAGGAGCGGGATAGTCAGATCAAGCCCTTGTCGAGAGACCTGCAGAGACGCTATCGGCTGCTCATGGAGCGGCGTGCCGGGGTTGCCGTCGTCGAGGCGCGAAACGGAACCTGCCTCGGTTGCAACATGCATTTGCCGCCCCAATTGTTCAACAGCCTGTTTCTGGCTCAGGAAATCAAGACTTGCCCTCACTGCAGCCGCTTGTTGTACGTGGTCAAGGAAGACTGA
- a CDS encoding molybdenum cofactor biosynthesis protein MoaE, giving the protein MIQVVEEPIHPGVIYDLLSKDRAGSVLLHYAVVKETPHNQAATTGVKYQRKGDMEEEMQAIAEHLQDKWELDDVLLIRRLGCLKAGEIISLIAASSPNSADVFAACQHGISHLKKMKTFCKVEIGAS; this is encoded by the coding sequence ATGATTCAGGTTGTCGAAGAACCGATTCATCCAGGTGTTATTTACGACCTGCTCTCCAAGGATAGAGCGGGCTCGGTGTTGCTGCACTACGCGGTGGTCAAGGAAACCCCACACAATCAGGCTGCGACCACCGGTGTCAAATACCAGCGAAAGGGTGACATGGAAGAGGAAATGCAAGCCATTGCCGAGCATCTGCAGGACAAGTGGGAATTGGACGATGTGCTGCTGATTCGCCGGCTGGGCTGCCTGAAGGCCGGAGAAATCATCTCTTTGATTGCGGCCTCATCTCCCAACAGCGCCGATGTCTTTGCCGCCTGTCAGCACGGCATCAGTCATCTGAAAAAGATGAAGACTTTTTGCAAGGTTGAAATCGGAGCCTCCTAG
- a CDS encoding RNA methyltransferase, which translates to MNESKITIGLSDPKSPSNVGAVMRAAGCFQADAVFYTGERYVRAARFNTDTKDVSKKIPLTGVCCLLEGVPKESKIICVELVEGAVPLPEYQHPDQAFYIFGPEDGTISQQVIDKADAVVYVPTIGCLNLAATVNVVLYDRISKSSLTVANDELIRQSRDTNNNVKVKIKA; encoded by the coding sequence ATGAACGAATCAAAAATAACTATTGGCCTAAGTGATCCCAAGAGCCCATCCAATGTTGGTGCCGTCATGCGTGCGGCGGGCTGTTTTCAGGCAGACGCAGTATTTTATACCGGTGAACGTTATGTTCGGGCAGCGCGGTTTAACACCGACACGAAGGACGTCAGCAAGAAGATTCCCCTAACGGGTGTATGCTGTCTGTTGGAAGGGGTCCCCAAGGAGTCAAAGATCATCTGTGTTGAACTGGTTGAGGGAGCTGTCCCCTTGCCTGAGTACCAGCATCCGGACCAGGCATTCTATATTTTCGGGCCGGAAGACGGCACCATCAGCCAGCAGGTTATAGACAAGGCCGATGCCGTTGTCTATGTGCCAACCATCGGATGCCTGAATCTGGCTGCAACGGTCAACGTGGTTCTTTACGACAGAATATCCAAGTCGTCCCTAACCGTTGCCAATGACGAATTGATTCGCCAGAGCCGAGATACGAACAATAACGTCAAGGTTAAAATTAAGGCTTAA
- a CDS encoding NUDIX domain-containing protein: MTKNSHCSHCGHPFAVDQPWPRTCGNCGRMSFVNPLPVVVMLVPVDDGLLQIRRGIEPGRGKWAFPGGFVDLGETWQEAGAREVLEETHLRIDPAEIREFQVRSAPDGTLLIFGLAKPRGEAMLPPFEATDETTERLVRRELTGMAFELHAQAGEAFYNGHSL; this comes from the coding sequence GTGACCAAAAATTCGCACTGTTCCCACTGCGGTCATCCCTTTGCCGTCGATCAGCCCTGGCCTCGCACCTGCGGTAACTGCGGACGCATGAGTTTCGTCAACCCGCTGCCGGTGGTGGTTATGCTGGTGCCGGTGGATGATGGCCTGTTGCAAATTCGTCGCGGCATCGAGCCGGGCCGGGGTAAGTGGGCTTTTCCCGGTGGCTTTGTCGACCTAGGTGAGACTTGGCAGGAGGCTGGCGCCCGCGAGGTCTTGGAAGAAACCCATCTCCGGATCGATCCTGCTGAAATTCGGGAATTCCAGGTGCGCAGCGCTCCCGATGGTACCTTATTGATTTTCGGCCTGGCCAAGCCCCGGGGGGAAGCAATGCTGCCGCCTTTTGAGGCGACCGATGAAACCACTGAGCGGTTGGTGCGCCGAGAGTTGACCGGTATGGCTTTTGAGCTGCATGCGCAGGCCGGCGAGGCATTTTACAACGGGCATTCCCTATAG
- a CDS encoding glutaredoxin family protein, whose amino-acid sequence MKKIILCIALLALIQNWGRISSLFESAPVVPASSGATIIMYSTDWCGYCKQARALFDSADAAYREYDIEKSAEGLEQYQMLGGRGVPLIVINGKLLRGFNKRQILRELSIE is encoded by the coding sequence GTGAAAAAAATCATATTGTGTATTGCCCTGCTGGCCCTCATTCAAAACTGGGGGCGCATCAGCAGCTTATTTGAATCGGCGCCGGTCGTCCCGGCCAGCTCCGGCGCAACGATCATTATGTACAGCACTGACTGGTGCGGCTACTGTAAACAGGCCCGCGCCCTGTTTGATTCCGCTGACGCAGCCTATCGCGAATATGATATTGAAAAGTCTGCTGAAGGGCTTGAACAATACCAGATGCTGGGTGGTCGTGGAGTACCGCTTATTGTCATTAACGGAAAGCTCTTACGAGGCTTCAATAAACGGCAAATCTTACGGGAACTGTCCATCGAATAA
- the rpsA gene encoding 30S ribosomal protein S1 produces MEDNKLDPEGINEEQDGEESFADLLEESLIGAVELKPGQQVASTVLQIGKQCVFLDVGQKGEGILDRNEVQDEEGNLTVAVGDKLNAYFVSRAGGEWRFTTRLASGVAGAAQIEEAWRSGIPVDGRIEKETKGGYEVKLAGGVRAFCPFSQLGLRRQEMPEEVIDTSRPFRVIKFGEQGRNVVVSHRALLEEERAQQREALKETLKEGMVVKGVVTSLRDFGAFIDIGGIEGLLPISEVGYGRIEDISQVLQVDQELEVAVKKIDWEANRFSFSLRDTLADPWSKVGSIYVEGASYPGTVARVAQFGAFVTLEDGIDGLLHISRLGGGRRLKHAQEAVKAGQKLTVTIEKIDPDQRRISLVPVAGEGQETAEVEAEPSRSSYEDAPTGSGSMGTLGDMLKAKLEQKKKR; encoded by the coding sequence ATGGAAGACAACAAGCTTGATCCTGAAGGGATCAACGAAGAGCAAGACGGTGAGGAAAGCTTTGCCGACCTTTTGGAAGAAAGTTTGATCGGCGCCGTTGAGCTGAAGCCCGGGCAGCAGGTTGCATCGACGGTACTGCAAATCGGCAAACAGTGCGTTTTCCTGGATGTAGGTCAAAAGGGCGAGGGAATTCTTGATCGCAACGAAGTTCAGGACGAAGAAGGCAACCTGACGGTCGCGGTCGGTGACAAGCTCAATGCATACTTTGTTTCCCGTGCTGGCGGTGAGTGGCGTTTCACCACCCGTCTTGCTTCCGGTGTTGCCGGAGCGGCCCAGATCGAAGAGGCCTGGCGCAGCGGTATTCCTGTGGATGGACGTATCGAAAAGGAAACCAAGGGTGGTTACGAGGTCAAGCTGGCCGGTGGAGTGAGGGCCTTTTGCCCCTTTTCACAACTCGGTCTGCGTCGCCAGGAGATGCCTGAAGAAGTCATCGATACCAGTCGGCCCTTCAGAGTTATAAAGTTTGGTGAACAGGGGCGCAACGTAGTGGTTTCTCATCGGGCGCTTCTTGAAGAGGAACGGGCGCAGCAACGGGAGGCTCTCAAGGAAACCCTGAAAGAAGGTATGGTGGTCAAGGGAGTCGTAACCTCTCTGCGTGACTTCGGTGCCTTTATCGATATCGGCGGCATCGAAGGCCTGCTGCCTATCTCCGAGGTTGGTTACGGTCGCATCGAAGATATCAGCCAAGTGTTGCAGGTCGATCAAGAACTGGAAGTGGCAGTCAAGAAGATCGATTGGGAGGCCAATCGTTTCTCCTTTTCATTGCGCGATACCCTGGCCGATCCATGGTCCAAGGTCGGTTCCATTTATGTCGAGGGAGCCAGCTACCCCGGCACCGTGGCGCGAGTGGCCCAGTTCGGCGCTTTTGTCACCCTGGAGGACGGTATCGACGGCCTTCTGCATATCTCCCGGCTTGGCGGCGGGCGGCGCTTAAAACATGCTCAGGAAGCCGTCAAGGCCGGACAAAAGCTGACGGTGACCATCGAAAAAATCGACCCCGATCAGCGCCGTATCTCTCTGGTTCCGGTAGCTGGAGAGGGTCAGGAGACCGCGGAGGTTGAAGCTGAACCCAGCCGAAGTTCTTACGAGGACGCACCGACCGGAAGCGGTTCCATGGGCACGCTCGGTGATATGCTCAAGGCTAAGTTGGAACAGAAGAAAAAGCGTTGA